CCATGGAAAAGATGTCGAAGGGCAGCGTCAGAATCATGTCGAAAGAGCTGGCCCGGAACAGGTAGCGGTAGGTCCTGTAGGCGGATAAGGGGACCACGCCAAACCAGGCCATACCCACCAAGGAGTAGTGAAGCCAGCAGCGGGCGCCCTCCAAAACGGCGGACATCAGTCCGACCAGGACATCCTTCAGCGGCAGGACGCGCGGCATGTCCGGGGCGTAGATGGGCTGGAAGCTGAAGCGGTAGCCGCACAGCTCGCAGTACTCCTTGTGCGAGTAGCGCATCCATTGCATCAGACAGTCCTGGTGGATGTACTTGATGGAGCCCGTGCAGATGCACGGGTAGAAGAGCGGCCTATCCGGCTGTGCCTCGCAGCGGCACACGCGGCAGATGTCGCCCTGCGACAGGTCGTCCATCCCGATCTGATCCTTGTGTCCTTGGGCCTTCTTCAGTTCAACCGAAGAACAGAAGTTCCATCGGCCATTTGCGCAATTCGCTGGGCAGTTTCGCTAATTGGCCCGAGGTGGCTGGCCGTTCCAGCCGATTCTCCCCGCTTTGTGAACCACGCTTTTTAAAATACCTGATGTGTGCGGACCGTTAAGCGAGCCTAACACTTGAATTTTAACCGATAACTTTATTATTacgacaaaacaaaatatgcaGCTCACTTCACAAAAAAAGTGGCCAGGCGGAGTGTGTGCACACCTCGAAAATGGTGAAAATCGTAGCGACAGAGTTGCCACCTAGTTCGAAACAGCCAGGGAACGGAAACAGTcacgatttaaatttttggttGCAATTATGAACTGAAATAACATTGTCAAAAAGCCCTAACACACGCTTTTGTAAGCAAATTCACGCTCACATAAAGAACCGCTAAAACAAAACCGACGGGGGAGGATTTCGCGTCTTTTTCTGAAAAAATAAGCTACAaaggaaatttaaatatcatttcAATTCTACCATTTGGAATGTTTCAGAGTCCGTTTTATtagaaaatgggttaaatattatatatgaaAAAACTGATAAAAGTAACAGTTCCCAAAACAATGAGTACACACCTTTCGTGGAATACCGAAACTGGCGTGATCTGGCAACTCTGCAGGCGGTGTTGTTGTGATTCTCTTGTCATTATTTTGCAATCAATTCTCAAAGTATTTCGCAGTTTTGCACTCGAGAAAAAGGCAGAAATAGGCAATGCAGCGACAGATGATAAATATCCTGGGACAGACGACGCGCCGACTGGTCGGTGGTCAGCAAATGCGCGCGTTGTCAGTTTCCTCGCAGCGCCAGGAGATCTTCAAAGTCCAAAGCGCCGAGGATTTCGACAAGAAGGTGAAGAACAGCCAGCAGCCCGTGATTGTGGACTTCTTTGCTACGTAATTTGGTTTACAAATATTGTGGTTCTTCGCTCATAAATGCTTTCGTTTTAAACCAACAGATGGTGCAACCCCTGCAAGCTGCTGACCCCCAGAATCGAGAGCATTGTGGGCGAACAGGCGGGTTCCATCAAACTGGCCAAAGTGGATATAGATGAGCACAGCGAACTGGCTCTGGACTACGATGTGGCCGCCGTGCCCGTCCTGGTGGTGATGCAGAATGGCAAGGAGGTGCAGCGCATGGTG
This window of the Drosophila biarmipes strain raj3 chromosome 3L, RU_DBia_V1.1, whole genome shotgun sequence genome carries:
- the LOC108034522 gene encoding thioredoxin, mitochondrial, which codes for MQRQMINILGQTTRRLVGGQQMRALSVSSQRQEIFKVQSAEDFDKKVKNSQQPVIVDFFATWCNPCKLLTPRIESIVGEQAGSIKLAKVDIDEHSELALDYDVAAVPVLVVMQNGKEVQRMVGLQDEDKIRAWVAAAVKQAK